A window of the Natronomonas salina genome harbors these coding sequences:
- a CDS encoding sugar transferase yields the protein MRTGWPYRVGSIVGVAGLSMLAVVVANQPVMQSVFTTYVPVFWRLDPVTLSYGPLTTVLWVAATVFVVCFLPLYKPRPRRVLDTVTLADKRTVVAGCILATLGYFNWSHRLPRSTLVITCGILFVVLPTWFVLIRRRPNGENSRVIIIGDDTEAMEAVLAAAESPVIGYVSPLSHSTISSDEYSQAYVTDGGSVMEELVDEADARPRLRELDRLGGLSRLDEALVEYDVDTAFLAFSRADRAEFFGTLDACYEHGVTVKVHREHADSVLTNGFGSGELVDVDLEPWDTVDHLLKRTFDVVFSIFGLIATVPVMLVIALAIKLDDGGPVLYQQARTAAFGDMFSVYKFRSMVEDAESISGAKISDEDNGNFDPRVTRIGRFLRRTHFDEIPQLWSILIGDMSVVGPRPERPELETNMESDAVAWRRRWFVKPGLTGLAQINGVTGFQPKEKLRLDIEYIRRQSLWFDLKIIAQQFWEVLPSGPNIQ from the coding sequence ATGCGAACAGGGTGGCCCTATCGAGTTGGGAGCATAGTGGGGGTCGCGGGACTCTCCATGTTGGCCGTAGTCGTAGCCAATCAGCCGGTGATGCAGTCGGTATTCACGACGTATGTCCCGGTCTTCTGGCGGCTCGATCCTGTGACGCTCTCATATGGGCCGCTGACAACGGTATTGTGGGTGGCGGCGACGGTATTCGTCGTCTGTTTCCTCCCGCTATACAAGCCGCGACCGAGACGCGTCCTCGACACCGTCACGCTGGCAGACAAGCGGACCGTCGTCGCGGGCTGTATTCTCGCGACGCTCGGGTACTTCAATTGGTCACACCGGTTGCCTCGGTCAACGCTTGTGATAACCTGCGGGATTCTGTTCGTCGTGCTGCCCACCTGGTTTGTGCTGATTCGACGAAGGCCGAACGGCGAGAACAGCCGAGTGATCATCATCGGTGACGATACAGAGGCGATGGAGGCCGTCCTGGCGGCTGCGGAGAGCCCCGTCATCGGCTACGTCTCGCCGCTGTCGCACTCGACAATCAGCTCAGACGAGTACTCGCAGGCCTATGTGACTGACGGAGGTTCCGTAATGGAGGAGCTGGTAGACGAGGCTGACGCCAGGCCACGGCTCCGCGAACTTGACCGGTTGGGGGGGCTCTCGCGGCTCGACGAGGCACTGGTTGAATACGATGTCGACACCGCGTTCCTGGCGTTCTCTCGAGCGGACCGGGCCGAGTTCTTCGGGACGCTCGACGCGTGTTACGAGCACGGTGTAACGGTGAAGGTCCACCGCGAGCACGCGGACTCGGTGTTGACGAACGGGTTTGGGAGCGGAGAGCTGGTGGACGTGGACCTCGAGCCCTGGGACACGGTGGACCACCTGTTGAAGCGGACCTTCGACGTAGTTTTCTCGATTTTTGGATTGATTGCTACGGTGCCAGTGATGCTGGTTATTGCTTTGGCTATCAAACTAGACGACGGCGGGCCTGTATTGTATCAACAGGCCCGAACTGCAGCCTTCGGAGATATGTTCAGTGTGTACAAATTTCGGAGTATGGTGGAGGACGCAGAATCGATAAGTGGAGCAAAGATCAGCGACGAAGATAACGGCAACTTTGACCCACGAGTCACCCGGATTGGCCGGTTCTTGCGTCGAACTCATTTTGACGAAATCCCACAGCTTTGGTCGATTCTGATTGGTGATATGAGTGTGGTCGGTCCACGACCCGAGCGACCCGAATTGGAGACGAATATGGAATCGGATGCTGTAGCATGGCGCCGGCGGTGGTTCGTGAAACCCGGTTTGACTGGACTGGCACAGATTAATGGCGTCACCGGGTTTCAACCGAAGGAGAAACTTCGACTCGACATAGAGTACATCAGACGACAATCATTGTGGTTCGATTTGAAGATTATTGCCCAACAATTTTGGGAGGTACTACCAAGTGGACCCAATATACAGTAA
- a CDS encoding NAD-dependent epimerase/dehydratase family protein, producing MYVLDVDGAGSIGGSHPETILSNGYDVTVIEAMDLFNDLWIKEHTIEINHETAAEMGSDYEFVNGNICDADLIEEHVEEVAYIHHQAAKAGIRPNVEAPRE from the coding sequence ATGTACGTTCTCGACGTGGATGGGGCTGGCTCCATCGGTGGATCCCATCCGGAGACAATCCTCTCAAATGGCTACGACGTGACTGTCATCGAGGCGATGGACCTGTTCAACGATCTTTGGATCAAGGAACATACCATCGAGATCAACCATGAGACGGCAGCAGAGATGGGTAGCGACTATGAGTTCGTCAATGGGAATATTTGCGACGCTGATCTGATTGAGGAACACGTTGAGGAGGTTGCCTACATACATCATCAGGCCGCGAAGGCAGGGATACGGCCGAATGTCGAGGCGCCGCGAGAGTAA
- a CDS encoding ABC transporter ATP-binding protein: MNDTDNLDISWREKGRALYQVAKFQPGFSAAILVLGVFAAVLEGFGLSFIMPIVELSQSSGGIAEADGLLSVFMGLYEFLGIPFTLGYLIIGVASVMTTRYTMTFLVRWFRAALETRYVRYLQEASFNSALDADVAYFDEQGSDEILNAIVTQAEYAGFVIRYTLQAFEQGLLALIYIALALYLSPLLTIITGIFLGGVTFLFRNVLDTGYSLGDEVADAKEGIQSRAQAGTQGVRAVKLFGIGDELREGFSEAADKFERYRIKLQRNEEAMSSFYNLTVAVTVFVLIYFALTFSAMNVGELGVFLFAMYQLGPRVSNVNKHIYRMESELPHLVRTQRFLDKLESNREVEGGSQSVQAPVDRVEFHKVWFTYDSADEPVLREVSFDVERGDFIAFVGPSGAGKSTIASLLARMYEPNSGKITADGIPLAEFDIDEWRSHVSIVRQNPHIFNDTLRRNITVGHRAATQKEIQEVCEIARVTEFLDELPDGYDTTLGDQGVRLSGGQRQRVAIARALLKDADLLILDEATSDLDTSLEKEVHDGIEAMERDYAMLVIAHRLSTITDADCIYAMENGRIVESGDHGSLISQDGAYSQLYSLQS, from the coding sequence ATGAACGACACAGATAATCTCGATATTTCGTGGAGGGAAAAGGGGCGCGCGCTATATCAGGTTGCGAAGTTTCAACCGGGATTCTCCGCCGCCATTCTTGTTTTAGGCGTATTTGCAGCAGTCCTCGAGGGCTTCGGATTGAGTTTCATCATGCCTATCGTTGAGCTATCTCAGTCGTCTGGGGGTATTGCAGAAGCTGACGGATTACTTAGTGTGTTTATGGGTCTCTATGAATTCTTGGGCATTCCATTTACGCTGGGTTATCTGATCATTGGGGTCGCGAGCGTGATGACTACACGTTATACGATGACGTTCTTAGTCCGTTGGTTCCGAGCGGCTTTAGAGACCCGATACGTACGGTACTTACAGGAGGCGTCATTCAATAGTGCGCTAGATGCTGATGTGGCATACTTCGATGAGCAAGGCTCCGACGAGATATTGAATGCCATTGTAACGCAGGCGGAGTATGCAGGATTCGTAATCAGATACACGCTACAAGCGTTTGAGCAGGGCTTGCTGGCGCTGATATACATCGCACTAGCGCTCTACCTCTCGCCACTATTGACGATTATTACAGGGATTTTTCTTGGCGGCGTAACGTTTCTCTTCAGAAATGTCCTTGACACAGGATATTCTCTTGGTGACGAGGTGGCCGACGCTAAGGAGGGTATTCAGTCCCGAGCCCAAGCCGGAACACAAGGTGTACGCGCGGTAAAACTGTTCGGGATCGGTGATGAACTTCGCGAGGGTTTCTCGGAGGCAGCTGACAAGTTTGAACGGTATCGCATTAAGTTACAGCGCAATGAGGAGGCGATGAGCAGCTTCTACAACCTAACGGTGGCGGTAACGGTTTTTGTACTCATCTACTTCGCCCTAACTTTCTCGGCGATGAATGTCGGTGAACTCGGTGTATTCCTCTTCGCTATGTATCAGCTAGGTCCACGGGTCAGTAACGTGAATAAACATATTTACCGGATGGAAAGCGAGTTACCTCATCTCGTACGGACGCAACGGTTCCTTGACAAGCTAGAATCGAACCGAGAGGTGGAAGGCGGTTCGCAGTCTGTACAGGCACCCGTCGACCGAGTCGAATTCCATAAGGTATGGTTTACCTACGACTCTGCCGACGAACCGGTCCTTAGGGAGGTCTCCTTCGATGTGGAGCGCGGTGATTTCATCGCATTTGTCGGGCCGTCTGGCGCTGGGAAGTCGACTATTGCTTCACTATTGGCCCGGATGTACGAACCGAACTCGGGGAAAATTACGGCTGATGGCATCCCGCTAGCGGAATTCGACATTGACGAATGGCGCTCCCACGTCTCCATCGTCCGGCAGAACCCCCACATCTTCAACGACACGCTCAGAAGGAACATTACCGTTGGACACCGCGCCGCGACGCAGAAGGAAATCCAAGAAGTTTGCGAGATCGCGCGAGTAACCGAGTTTTTGGATGAACTTCCGGACGGGTACGATACAACGCTAGGTGACCAAGGGGTTCGATTATCGGGCGGACAAAGGCAACGTGTAGCCATCGCACGGGCGCTATTGAAGGACGCGGACCTCCTAATTCTTGACGAAGCGACCAGTGATTTGGACACTTCTCTTGAGAAAGAGGTACATGATGGCATCGAGGCGATGGAACGCGACTATGCTATGCTGGTGATTGCTCACCGACTATCGACCATTACGGACGCTGATTGTATCTATGCAATGGAGAATGGCAGGATCGTCGAATCGGGTGATCATGGATCCCTCATATCGCAAGATGGGGCGTACTCACAACTATACTCTCTGCAGTCTTGA
- a CDS encoding NAD-dependent epimerase/dehydratase family protein, whose product MKDNETLNLLDAALECFVITSSSSVYGGREEYPPVFEDWPDDARLAARRLEARCRVLRLRLTRGVRHPAVALQYFIVYGLWVHPIMAILNFVSRCLNGQSLVVYGDGTQTRDSHPLTTF is encoded by the coding sequence ATGAAGGACAATGAGACGCTCAACCTTCTTGACGCAGCTCTCGAGTGCTTTGTGATAACCTCTTCGTCGTCGGTCTACGGCGGCCGCGAGGAGTACCCCCCCGTTTTTGAAGACTGGCCCGACGATGCTCGTCTCGCCGCGCGGCGCCTCGAAGCTCGCTGCCGAGTGCTGCGCCTGCGCCTAACACGAGGTGTACGACATCCAGCGGTCGCGCTGCAGTACTTCATCGTCTACGGGCTGTGGGTCCACCCAATCATGGCCATATTGAACTTTGTCTCGCGGTGTCTGAACGGCCAGTCACTGGTCGTATACGGTGATGGGACTCAGACGAGAGACTCACATCCATTGACGACGTTCTAA
- a CDS encoding oligosaccharide flippase family protein: MRLGQISFVNFVSKIVTSVGGFVATVVITQLLGSGVFGTYALIIAVVIWLKTIAVMGVRSAVIKRASETGETSEYVVAGAGILVAILLFLSAVLVTAQGYVDSYIGTTATYSIIALTWSVSLLSLATGVLHGQHLVHYAALLRPVDIGIRSVVQIAAVVLGFSLGGILFGYGLGAIIAAFIGLVYIVDLTPKRPDREHFDDLFGYAKFAWLGTLSSRTFTSMDTIVLGLFVSVNLIGIYEVSWNLASLLAVFGAVLGQTLFPEFSKLSSAGNAEEVRSLLEKSIAFSGLFLIPGLVGAVIIGDLVLYVYGNEFPRGHYILVLLVLSRLVYNYADQLLTVLNGIDRPDLAFRANAAFVVVNLSLNLVLVYLYGWYGAAVATVVSAVAALVISYRHVRAIIDGVPIPGGELARQAVAAGMMSVVVYIPRQFLPDIFAVGVALTVLGATVYFVSLFGLSSGFRTTVADNLPVL, from the coding sequence ATGAGGCTTGGACAGATATCGTTCGTCAACTTCGTCTCGAAGATCGTCACCTCCGTTGGCGGCTTCGTTGCGACCGTCGTCATCACCCAGCTGTTGGGCTCGGGTGTCTTCGGGACGTACGCACTCATCATCGCGGTTGTCATCTGGCTGAAGACGATCGCCGTGATGGGGGTTCGCTCCGCGGTCATCAAACGGGCGAGTGAAACCGGCGAAACGAGCGAATACGTCGTCGCTGGCGCTGGCATCCTCGTTGCAATTCTCCTGTTCCTCTCCGCAGTGTTGGTCACTGCGCAGGGCTACGTCGACTCATACATCGGGACGACTGCGACGTACAGCATCATCGCGCTGACGTGGTCGGTCTCGCTGCTGTCGCTCGCGACCGGCGTCCTTCACGGACAGCATCTCGTCCACTACGCAGCTCTCTTGCGGCCGGTGGATATCGGTATTCGAAGCGTCGTCCAGATTGCGGCTGTCGTCTTGGGATTCAGCCTCGGCGGCATCCTCTTCGGCTATGGGCTGGGCGCGATCATCGCAGCGTTCATCGGCCTGGTCTATATCGTCGATCTCACACCGAAACGCCCCGACCGGGAGCATTTTGACGACCTGTTCGGCTACGCCAAATTCGCATGGCTGGGGACGCTCAGCTCACGAACCTTCACCAGCATGGACACGATCGTCCTGGGACTCTTCGTCTCCGTCAATCTCATCGGCATCTACGAGGTCTCGTGGAACCTGGCGTCGCTACTCGCCGTCTTCGGCGCCGTGCTTGGTCAGACGCTCTTTCCCGAGTTCAGCAAGCTCTCGAGTGCAGGCAACGCCGAGGAGGTGCGGTCACTCCTCGAGAAGAGTATCGCGTTCTCCGGACTGTTCCTGATCCCTGGCCTCGTGGGTGCCGTCATCATCGGTGATCTGGTCCTGTACGTCTACGGCAACGAGTTCCCCAGAGGCCACTACATCTTGGTGTTGCTCGTCCTCTCGCGACTCGTCTACAACTACGCCGACCAGTTGCTCACCGTCCTGAACGGCATCGATCGCCCGGACCTGGCGTTCCGGGCGAACGCTGCATTCGTCGTCGTGAACCTGTCGCTCAACCTCGTGTTGGTGTACCTCTACGGATGGTACGGCGCCGCTGTCGCGACCGTTGTCTCAGCCGTGGCTGCGCTGGTGATCTCGTATCGACACGTGCGAGCGATTATCGACGGTGTCCCCATCCCGGGTGGCGAACTCGCCCGGCAGGCCGTTGCAGCGGGCATGATGAGTGTCGTGGTGTATATCCCGCGGCAGTTCCTCCCGGATATCTTCGCTGTCGGTGTCGCACTCACCGTCTTGGGGGCAACGGTATACTTCGTCTCGTTGTTCGGCCTCTCGAGTGGATTCCGGACGACCGTGGCCGATAATCTCCCCGTCCTCTGA
- a CDS encoding FkbM family methyltransferase, with product MSIRPVELYSEGGLSEVQRGVTDWYLYKIKRPVFTQIKDTSQIKVDDVEIEWTIANQESASRAIGISETVVMEDFVKNVDEGKVFWDVGANQGIYSMLAAEQDLDVHAFEPGEKARSILRENEALNDVDVNVHSFALSDEDGEKTLAKTGNTGTRSLVSDGEQDGDTVQIKRGESVDAPTPDVMKIDVEGHELKVLDGLGECLDACQLCYVEVHDDAELDEVETILINHDFDDINHLPDPNTIVKGVTPST from the coding sequence ATGTCAATTCGTCCTGTCGAACTCTACTCGGAAGGCGGTCTCTCGGAAGTCCAACGCGGTGTTACCGATTGGTACCTCTACAAGATTAAACGGCCCGTCTTCACCCAGATCAAGGACACGAGCCAGATCAAAGTAGATGACGTCGAGATTGAGTGGACGATCGCGAATCAGGAGTCGGCGTCGCGTGCAATCGGCATCAGCGAGACGGTCGTCATGGAGGACTTCGTGAAGAATGTGGATGAAGGCAAGGTATTCTGGGATGTGGGTGCAAACCAGGGCATTTACTCGATGCTGGCAGCTGAACAGGACCTGGACGTCCACGCCTTCGAACCCGGTGAGAAGGCCCGCTCGATTCTGCGGGAGAATGAAGCCCTGAACGACGTAGATGTGAACGTGCACTCGTTCGCGCTGAGTGACGAAGATGGCGAGAAGACCCTCGCGAAGACGGGGAATACCGGGACTCGGAGTCTCGTCTCGGATGGTGAACAGGACGGCGATACAGTGCAGATTAAGCGCGGAGAGTCAGTTGACGCACCAACCCCGGATGTCATGAAGATCGACGTCGAAGGCCACGAACTGAAGGTCCTCGATGGGCTGGGGGAGTGCCTGGATGCGTGCCAGCTCTGTTACGTTGAGGTCCACGACGATGCAGAACTCGACGAGGTCGAAACCATCCTCATCAACCACGACTTCGATGATATCAACCACCTTCCGGACCCGAATACGATTGTCAAGGGAGTTACCCCCAGTACATAG
- a CDS encoding ATP-grasp fold amidoligase family protein, with amino-acid sequence MLQRKAAILKDSLLQEGPLAALKRIANHILIHNPASPYLKAALGKELHLKLFMYLRLGYWPQIKNPRTFNEKVAHRKLYEDNELFSTVEDKWQVRDYVAEKVGEDFLPELYHVTDDPEDIPFDELPESFVVKPNHMAGPIIFVEEGDTVPREEIKAKGREWLETTHNVMKEESWYWDIEPRILFEEYLQNEDDDVPPDYKFFVFHGEVEYVQVDLDRYSDHKRRFYDRDWNPQEFKRGYPLAPVTEKPDTFDDMVEIAETLGEDLDFIRIDLYDIDGERIAFGEMTVGPGSGVGDFEPEEIDHHFGELW; translated from the coding sequence GTGCTCCAGCGAAAGGCTGCCATCCTGAAAGACTCCCTGCTGCAGGAAGGGCCGCTCGCTGCCCTGAAACGGATCGCGAACCACATCCTGATCCATAACCCTGCCAGCCCCTATCTGAAGGCCGCTCTGGGAAAGGAACTCCATCTGAAGCTCTTCATGTATCTGCGGCTGGGCTACTGGCCACAGATCAAGAATCCACGCACCTTCAACGAGAAGGTTGCTCATCGCAAACTCTACGAGGACAACGAGCTATTCTCGACCGTCGAGGACAAGTGGCAGGTCAGAGACTACGTCGCCGAGAAGGTCGGGGAAGACTTCCTGCCAGAACTCTACCACGTCACTGACGACCCCGAAGACATTCCGTTCGATGAACTACCCGAGTCGTTCGTCGTGAAGCCGAACCACATGGCGGGGCCGATCATCTTCGTCGAAGAAGGGGACACAGTCCCCAGAGAGGAGATCAAGGCGAAAGGTCGGGAGTGGCTCGAGACGACGCATAACGTGATGAAAGAAGAGTCCTGGTACTGGGATATCGAACCCCGCATCCTGTTCGAAGAGTACCTTCAGAACGAGGACGACGACGTTCCACCTGATTACAAGTTCTTCGTTTTCCACGGAGAGGTCGAGTACGTACAGGTAGACCTGGACCGGTATTCCGATCACAAACGACGGTTCTACGATAGAGACTGGAACCCCCAGGAGTTCAAAAGAGGCTATCCTCTGGCCCCGGTGACAGAGAAACCAGACACGTTCGACGATATGGTCGAGATAGCCGAGACGCTGGGCGAAGATCTCGACTTCATCCGCATAGACCTCTACGACATCGATGGCGAACGAATCGCCTTCGGCGAGATGACTGTCGGGCCAGGTTCAGGCGTCGGTGACTTCGAACCTGAAGAAATCGATCACCACTTCGGGGAACTCTGGTAA
- a CDS encoding PLP-dependent cysteine synthase family protein, whose amino-acid sequence MTDDTNDEAFENSPVDIDSSKAVEYTTEYGEEGSKATRNPEDDLSQTFVTLEEKEGIPFDEIQEDPILREIGNTPLVAHPENEQIVAKVERENPTLSHKDRIGPGMILGLRQMGELEPGQRIVEASSGNTAGAVALAANRLDHPCTIVMRETTSPVKVGFVKALGAEIVTTPDVGHEHDYYYQTVAERYAQEHDAVYLNQYGRPLNRHIHYEWTGPELYQQIKNDDVTHIVGAMGTCGLLTGVAEYFKEVAPHIQIVGVDGEDSNISREFHDEELGDYNVDVEGLGQWRVSASANLDVMDDIRSVSDSIAVSRAKHEAADNGMLMGPSSGAAMEVAQAITQEDDDANVVTFIHDGAEQYFHEVDGW is encoded by the coding sequence ATGACAGACGATACGAATGATGAGGCATTTGAAAACTCCCCTGTCGATATTGATAGTTCTAAAGCTGTAGAGTACACGACGGAATATGGAGAAGAGGGCTCGAAAGCAACCCGAAATCCAGAAGACGATCTCAGCCAAACGTTCGTAACCCTTGAGGAGAAGGAGGGGATTCCATTCGACGAAATCCAAGAGGACCCGATTCTCCGAGAGATCGGGAACACGCCACTGGTGGCACACCCGGAGAACGAACAGATCGTCGCCAAGGTAGAGCGGGAGAACCCGACGCTCTCACATAAGGACCGCATCGGTCCCGGGATGATCCTCGGACTCCGCCAGATGGGCGAGCTCGAACCCGGACAACGTATCGTTGAGGCGAGCTCTGGCAACACGGCCGGCGCGGTCGCACTCGCAGCGAATCGGCTCGACCACCCCTGTACCATCGTCATGCGCGAGACGACCTCACCGGTGAAGGTCGGGTTCGTGAAAGCCCTCGGCGCCGAGATCGTGACGACGCCGGACGTCGGCCACGAACACGACTACTACTACCAGACAGTGGCCGAGCGCTACGCCCAAGAGCACGACGCGGTGTATCTCAACCAGTACGGACGCCCCCTGAATCGCCACATCCACTACGAGTGGACGGGCCCCGAGTTGTACCAACAGATCAAGAACGACGACGTCACCCACATCGTCGGCGCGATGGGAACGTGCGGTCTCCTGACGGGCGTGGCTGAATACTTCAAGGAGGTCGCACCGCACATCCAGATCGTCGGCGTCGACGGCGAGGACTCGAACATCTCTCGAGAATTCCACGACGAAGAACTGGGCGACTACAACGTTGATGTCGAAGGCCTCGGGCAGTGGCGTGTCTCGGCGTCCGCGAATCTCGACGTGATGGACGACATCCGGTCGGTCTCGGACTCGATCGCGGTCTCACGAGCGAAGCACGAGGCAGCCGACAACGGAATGTTGATGGGACCGAGTTCGGGTGCCGCGATGGAGGTCGCCCAAGCCATCACGCAGGAAGACGACGACGCCAACGTGGTCACGTTCATCCACGACGGAGCCGAACAGTACTTCCACGAAGTCGACGGCTGGTAG